In Frankiaceae bacterium, the DNA window CTTCCTCTCCGGCCTCGACACCGAGGTCGCCGAGGGCGTCACGGTGTCGATCGTGCCGGCCGTCGCGGGGGGCTGACGGAGCCGTCCGGGGTCGCTACAGTCGTCGCCACCGGTGCGCCGGAGCGGCGCGCCGATACCCCGTTCCGGCAAGGAGAAGTGGCAGTGGCACAGGGCACGGTGAAGTGGTTCAACGCGGAGAAGGGCTACGGCTTCATCGCCGTGGACGGCGGCCAGGACGTCTTCGTCCACTACTCGGCGATCCAGGCCGACGGCTACCGCAGCCTCGACGAGGGGCAGCGCGTGGAGTTCGAGGTCACGCAGGGCCAGAAGGGCCCGCAGGCCGACGCCGTGCGCCTCGTCTGACCGTTCCGTCCACGTTCGCCCGGGACCTTTGGCCCCGGGCGTTCGCGCGTTCGGAGTAGCCGAAGTTACGCCGCAACGGCCTCGTGTCATCACCGTTAGTAACGATACAGTCACTGAACGTTCTTACACGGGGCCGACCTGGGGAGGGGCCGATGGCAGCGCTGCGCAAGCACGTGCCCGCGGCGGTCGCGGCGGGACTCACGGTGGCGGCGCTCGCGGGCGCCGTACCGGCAGCCGCGGGCGCCGACGCCGACGCCGAGGTGAGCCGCGTCGTCGTCGCGACCACCGACGAGCAGGCCGCGGAGCGCGTCAACCGCGCCCTGCGCACGCACGGCGCCGCCCG includes these proteins:
- a CDS encoding cold-shock protein, translated to MAQGTVKWFNAEKGYGFIAVDGGQDVFVHYSAIQADGYRSLDEGQRVEFEVTQGQKGPQADAVRLV